The sequence TACCACACGGGGCCCAGTTCCTCATAGCGGTACATCTGGGCCGGCACCAGGAGGATGAAGTGGTCGTCCAAAAAAGCCCCGAAACGCCAGTAGCGCTGGATGTGTTCGGTGAGCGACTGGGCCTTGAACTGGGTGAGCACGTAGATGGAGTAGATCCCGGAGTTCACGAAGTTATTAAGAACAAAGTCAATAATGCGGTACTTGGCCCCGAAGGGCACCGCAGGTTTCGCCCGCTTGGCGGTAAGGGGATAAAGGCGGCTTCCCTGCCCCCCCGCCAGGATCATCCCCAAAACCTCCACCTTCACCATAGAATCCCTCCTTTGCCCGCCAGTTTACCCCAAAGCCCTGGGGCAAACGTCCGGGTATAGTGAAGCCCGATGCGGGTCTTCCCCTTGCGCTGGTTCACCCCGGCCATTCATCCCAAGCCTGCGCCCCTCTTCTTCGGCCAGGAGCGGGCTCTAAAGGCCCTCGAGGCCGCCTTCCGCCAGGGGGGGCACGGCTATTTGGTGGGGCCAAGCGGCCTAGGCAAACGAAAGCGCCTCCTCGCCCTCCTGGAAGGGCGCACCTTTCCCAAGGAAGAACTGGTCTACCTGCCCTTGGGGGAGGAAGCCTTTCCCCTTCTTTTCCCCGAGGGCCAAGGCCGGGCCCTGGTGGAAGGGGTGGAGGCCCTCATGACCGAGTTCACTCCCGCCCTATTCCGGGAAAAGGGCTTCCTCTACGCCAAAAGCCTGGTGGAATCCCGCTACGAGAAGGAGGCCGAAGCCCTCCTGAAGGCCTTGGCCCAGGAGGCGGAGGGTTATGGGTTTGCCCTTTTGGAAGGCGAAGAAGGCCTGAGGCTTTCGGGCAAGGGCCCCTTACCCCCGGAGCTTTCCGCCAAGCTGGAGGAAACCGTCTTAGCCTACGTGGACGTGCGCCAGCGCGCGGAGGCGGAGGTGGCCGCCTTGAGGCGGGGTTTTGCCGAGCGCTTCCTCCTGCCCAAGGCCCAGGAATTGAAAGGGCGCTTTCCCCAGGCGGGGCGGTACCTGGACTGGATCACGGAAACCCTCCTGCGGGCGGCCGCCCTCGAGGAAACCCCGGCCCTAGAAAGGCTCCTACCCCGCCTTCTGGTGGAGGGGGGAAGCCGGGTGGTCTACGAACCCAACCCCAGTCCGGAAAGGCTTTTCGGCCACCTGGAGTACGAGATGCAAGAGGGCCACCTCTCCACCCACCTGGGGCTTTTGCGCCCCGGGGCCCTGCACCGGGCCACGGGGGGGGTTTTGGTCCTCGAGGCCCACCGGGTGTGGGAGCTAGGAAGCTACACCCTCTTAAAGCGGGCCCTGGCCACAGGGGAGGTGGAGCCCTTAGCCCCCAGGCCCGAGGTCAAGGGCCCCCGCCTCAAGCCCGCCCCCCTCAAGGCCCAGGTGTTTTTGGTGGGCCCCCCGGAGGTGATCGCCTTCCTGGAGGAGGACGAGGAGTTTTTGGAGCTATTCCCCTTCCGCGTGGAGTTCAGTCCCGACATCCCCTACACGAAGGAGAACGTGGCCTACCTGGGGGGATTTTTAGAGGCCGAGGGGGTGGCCCTGACCCCCGAGGGCCTTTCCGCCCTGGCGGACGAGGCCCGGCGCTGGGCGGGGCATAAGGAACGCCTGGACGCCAGGCTTTACCGCCTTCTGGACCTGGCCAAAGAGGCCTCGGCCCTGAAAGAGCCCGTGGACCGGGATGCGGTGGAAAAGGCCCTCCTGGCAAGGCAGGAGCGGTTCGGCTTGGAGGAGGAGCTTTACCTGAAGGACCTGGAGGAGGGGGTGGTGGCCCTCGAGGTCCAGGGGATGCGGATCGGAGAGATCAACGGTCTGGTGGTGGTGGA is a genomic window of Thermus caldifontis containing:
- a CDS encoding AAA family ATPase; translated protein: MRVFPLRWFTPAIHPKPAPLFFGQERALKALEAAFRQGGHGYLVGPSGLGKRKRLLALLEGRTFPKEELVYLPLGEEAFPLLFPEGQGRALVEGVEALMTEFTPALFREKGFLYAKSLVESRYEKEAEALLKALAQEAEGYGFALLEGEEGLRLSGKGPLPPELSAKLEETVLAYVDVRQRAEAEVAALRRGFAERFLLPKAQELKGRFPQAGRYLDWITETLLRAAALEETPALERLLPRLLVEGGSRVVYEPNPSPERLFGHLEYEMQEGHLSTHLGLLRPGALHRATGGVLVLEAHRVWELGSYTLLKRALATGEVEPLAPRPEVKGPRLKPAPLKAQVFLVGPPEVIAFLEEDEEFLELFPFRVEFSPDIPYTKENVAYLGGFLEAEGVALTPEGLSALADEARRWAGHKERLDARLYRLLDLAKEASALKEPVDRDAVEKALLARQERFGLEEELYLKDLEEGVVALEVQGMRIGEINGLVVVEGPLPQGRPVRITAQAGPGREGILSIDREVGLGGQVFHKAVLTLAGYLRGTYASLGALSATVSLVFEQSYGGIEGDSAGLAELLAVLSAISGLPLRQDLAVTGSLDQTGRVLAVGRVAEKVEGFFRVCQTLGLTGSQGVVLPKANLPHLTLRKEVVEVVEKGRFHLYAVEGVDEAIELLFGRKAYWVHDRVREVLEHFQKLEKEE